The proteins below are encoded in one region of Methylobacillus flagellatus KT:
- a CDS encoding ShlB/FhaC/HecB family hemolysin secretion/activation protein, with amino-acid sequence MRLFLLCIAGLLYFLPVPGFAADDEVPGEDAPAESVEEQPQFDIMEFSVSGNTVLPAGKIEQAVYPFLGEGKTIDDVERARAALEKAFHDAGYLTVFVNTPEQEVNDKVVRLEVLEGKVEKLRVVGSRYYSLGAIKSRVPELAEGKVPHFPNVQRQLAGLNMQPDRQVAPIMRPGKTPGKVEVDLKVQDKLPFHANLELNNRYMANTTHTRLAGSVRYDNLWQKDHSLSMSFQVTPERFDETRVLSLNYMIPTGTGNYWALYGVVSRSNVNVLSGIGGLNVVGNGEIAGLRYIKPLPAPLLSGYFHNLSLGVDYKNFDEFIGLNGTEVDSMPIHYLPFYLGYDATMQSKVTTTQLNLGVTFAIRDLMSDEEAFFQKKNELFTESSFAHLRGDLKHTYRMPRDWQLLGRISGQASTGQLISNEQFFLGGVDSVRGYYEATSVGDKGLFGVAELRTPSLANWLGMSTGELYASVFYSAGYTAVFHPGPRERERLNLSSVGFGMQLKKWHGIYANMDLAWALRETKGKEGTDGFIDKGDSLLHFRLGYDW; translated from the coding sequence GTGCGTTTATTTTTGTTGTGTATCGCCGGGTTGCTGTATTTCTTGCCCGTGCCAGGGTTCGCGGCTGATGATGAAGTCCCGGGCGAGGATGCGCCTGCAGAGTCTGTGGAGGAGCAGCCCCAGTTCGACATCATGGAGTTCAGCGTTAGCGGGAACACGGTATTGCCTGCAGGCAAGATTGAGCAGGCGGTGTATCCCTTCCTGGGTGAAGGCAAGACGATTGATGATGTTGAGCGCGCGCGGGCCGCGTTGGAAAAGGCATTTCATGATGCAGGCTATCTGACGGTATTTGTCAACACGCCTGAGCAGGAGGTGAATGACAAGGTCGTCAGGCTGGAGGTGCTGGAAGGCAAGGTGGAGAAATTGCGCGTGGTCGGCTCGCGCTATTACTCCCTGGGCGCGATCAAGTCCAGGGTGCCTGAGCTGGCAGAGGGCAAGGTGCCGCATTTTCCCAATGTGCAACGCCAGTTGGCGGGCTTGAACATGCAGCCCGACAGGCAGGTGGCGCCGATCATGCGTCCGGGGAAGACGCCTGGAAAGGTGGAGGTGGATCTCAAGGTGCAGGACAAGCTGCCCTTTCATGCCAACCTCGAGCTGAACAACCGCTATATGGCGAATACCACGCATACCCGTCTCGCTGGATCGGTGCGCTATGACAACCTCTGGCAGAAGGATCACAGCCTGTCCATGAGTTTCCAGGTCACGCCGGAGCGGTTTGACGAAACCCGGGTACTGTCGCTCAACTACATGATCCCTACCGGAACGGGGAATTACTGGGCGTTGTATGGCGTGGTTTCGCGCAGCAATGTGAATGTGCTCAGCGGCATCGGGGGTCTGAATGTCGTCGGTAACGGGGAAATTGCCGGGTTGCGCTATATCAAGCCATTGCCGGCACCATTGTTGTCCGGGTATTTCCATAACCTGAGCCTGGGGGTGGACTACAAGAATTTTGATGAATTCATCGGCCTCAACGGCACTGAAGTGGACAGCATGCCCATCCATTATCTGCCGTTCTATCTGGGGTATGACGCCACCATGCAATCCAAGGTCACCACGACCCAGCTCAATCTGGGAGTGACCTTTGCGATTCGCGACTTGATGTCGGATGAAGAAGCATTCTTCCAGAAAAAGAATGAGCTATTCACTGAAAGCAGCTTTGCCCACCTGCGCGGTGATCTCAAGCATACCTACCGCATGCCACGGGACTGGCAGCTGCTGGGGCGGATTTCCGGCCAGGCTTCGACCGGGCAGCTGATTTCGAATGAGCAGTTTTTCCTCGGGGGAGTGGATTCCGTGCGAGGTTACTACGAAGCGACCTCTGTCGGGGATAAAGGCTTGTTTGGCGTGGCGGAATTGCGTACCCCGTCGCTCGCTAATTGGTTGGGCATGAGTACGGGTGAGCTATATGCCTCCGTGTTTTACAGTGCGGGCTATACGGCGGTTTTTCATCCTGGGCCGAGGGAGCGCGAGCGTTTGAATCTTTCCTCCGTCGGCTTCGGCATGCAATTGAAGAAGTGGCATGGCATTTACGCCAACATGGATCTGGCGTGGGCATTGAGGGAAACGAAAGGCAAGGAAGGCACGGATGGTTTTATCGACAAGGGAGACTCCCTGCTGCACTTCCGTCTTGGCTACGACTGGTAG
- a CDS encoding PEP-CTERM sorting domain-containing protein codes for MNIKMKALVVAAVATMSISGAANAFDRGGDSSVFLTLLDRTNNISAVFDLGLNYHTFTPDVINTSGGFSWDLSAGEYADTWNTFFATADASSTKWAVAAFDNLGNNRVAGEFGFITTVRDGAALPDPMVTNVITQVTGPMNNYLVANERNGNVSTSGQGYAGYVYSGEHGSLWGRGPQSLAEFGAEQSLVQYLSGAGVIGRGSVVPYDEVVSIRLDANGALILAAVPEPETYALLLAGLGLVGVAARRRKSA; via the coding sequence ATGAATATCAAGATGAAGGCTTTGGTTGTTGCCGCTGTTGCAACAATGAGCATTTCTGGCGCGGCAAATGCGTTTGATAGGGGTGGTGATAGCAGCGTATTTTTGACTCTGCTTGACCGTACAAACAATATTTCTGCGGTTTTTGACCTTGGGCTTAACTACCACACGTTTACGCCAGATGTTATTAATACTTCAGGTGGTTTTAGCTGGGATTTGAGTGCTGGTGAATATGCTGATACATGGAATACGTTCTTTGCAACAGCTGATGCTTCTAGCACCAAGTGGGCTGTTGCTGCATTTGACAATCTTGGTAACAACCGGGTGGCTGGCGAGTTTGGTTTCATTACTACTGTGAGGGATGGAGCTGCGCTTCCAGACCCTATGGTTACTAATGTCATTACACAAGTTACTGGGCCAATGAATAATTATCTCGTTGCTAATGAGCGTAATGGCAATGTTTCAACAAGTGGTCAAGGATATGCTGGCTATGTTTATAGCGGTGAGCATGGCAGTTTGTGGGGTCGTGGTCCTCAAAGCTTGGCTGAATTTGGCGCTGAGCAAAGTCTTGTGCAATACCTGAGTGGGGCTGGTGTGATTGGTCGCGGAAGTGTAGTTCCCTATGATGAAGTTGTTTCTATCCGCTTAGATGCAAATGGCGCTTTGATTTTGGCTGCTGTTCCTGAACCAGAAACTTATGCCTTGTTGTTGGCTGGCCTGGGTCTGGTAGGGGTTGCTGCCCGTCGCCGCAAATCTGCTTAA
- the epsA gene encoding XrtB/PEP-CTERM-associated transcriptional regulator EpsA, producing the protein MLQLESIGVMDNYNKDLTPDQASAFLEVVDASLRIKKKAQLFSWLQGHFQFLLPHEVLLCGFAVGVGRNFSLETFSSTRYVTDAQVAIAMHERTGVVMKAIQAWRQTSQPVLIDPYLKDGNFGRFTVPKIDQVNLQESELRNIAAYGLSSADGSISSFFSFSRISGELNASHAYMLELLVPYLHSVLMRVSDGVFNFGDAMGEGVNAGIITPREKEILQWVHTGKSNWEIATILEISPLTVKNHMQNILRKLDVQNRSHAAAKAYRLGLIRH; encoded by the coding sequence GTGCTGCAATTAGAATCAATCGGGGTTATGGACAACTATAACAAGGATCTCACGCCGGATCAGGCGAGTGCCTTTCTGGAAGTGGTCGATGCGTCCTTGCGGATCAAGAAAAAGGCGCAACTTTTTTCATGGCTGCAGGGCCATTTTCAATTTCTGTTACCGCACGAAGTCTTGCTCTGCGGCTTTGCTGTTGGGGTGGGGAGAAATTTCTCTCTTGAGACATTCAGCAGCACGCGCTATGTGACCGATGCGCAGGTCGCAATCGCCATGCATGAAAGAACGGGTGTCGTAATGAAGGCCATCCAGGCTTGGCGGCAGACTTCCCAACCGGTGCTGATTGACCCTTACCTCAAGGATGGCAACTTCGGCAGGTTCACCGTTCCCAAGATCGATCAGGTCAACCTGCAGGAAAGCGAGCTGCGCAATATCGCGGCTTATGGATTATCCTCCGCCGATGGCAGCATTTCTTCTTTCTTCTCCTTTTCGCGCATTTCCGGCGAGCTGAATGCCAGTCATGCCTATATGCTGGAACTGCTGGTGCCTTACCTGCATTCCGTGCTCATGCGTGTGAGCGATGGCGTGTTCAACTTTGGTGACGCAATGGGAGAAGGTGTCAATGCAGGCATCATCACCCCCAGGGAAAAAGAAATCCTGCAATGGGTGCATACCGGCAAGAGTAACTGGGAAATCGCCACCATTCTTGAGATCAGCCCCTTGACCGTCAAGAATCACATGCAGAACATCCTGCGCAAACTCGATGTGCAAAACCGCAGCCATGCGGCCGCCAAAGCCTATCGCCTGGGCTTGATCCGCCACTGA